DNA from Campylobacter lari:
TGTATGGTTTTAGAACTATTATACCTATGAGTATAGGATTAACTCGCTATAGTGCTAAAAAATTTGCTTTTATCAATCTTATTAGTGCGTGGGCTTGGGCTGCTATAACTATTTTACTTGCATGGTTTTTTGGAAAAGAAATTTGGCTTGCAGTAGAATGGGCTGGAAATCATTGGTATTTTGCAGTGCCAATTATTGCTGGCTTTTTATTAGCTTTATTTTTAGGAATGAAACAAATAGAAAAATCAATACTTACAAGAAGGACTCGCAAATGACTTTTAATTTTATAGAAGAAAATATCGGCTCTATAAATGCTGATTTTGAAATCATTTTAATACAAGATAAAAAAATAGAACAATACACTCAAAGTCAAGAACTTTTCAAGCTTTCAAGCTATAAAGGTGAAGGAATTTGCATAGATATGCAAAATAAAATTCTTTACAGTGAACTTAAAAGCTTAGAATATGAAGATATAAGGCTTGCTTTTGCAAATGCATACAAAGCTTTAAAAAAACTTGAAATTCAAAGCGTAAAAACAAAAAGTGTCATAGGAAAATGTGTAGTAAATAGCTTTAATGCTATGATTCAAGGATTTACTTTTGGTGCTTATGAATTTAACAAATACAAAAAAGAAAAAACACCAAGCAAATTAGAAAATATCTTCATTGCAAAAGATGAAATCAATGACAAAACATACAACCTAGAAGAAGCTTGCATAGGTATAAACTATGGTCAAATTTTTTCAAATGCTTGTGATTTTGCAAAAAATATCGTTAATGAAATCCCACAAATTTACACTCCTGCCAAAATGGCCGAAGATGCGCTTGAACTGAGCCAAAATAATTCTAATATTTCATGTAAAATTTATGAAAGCGATTTCTTAGAGCAAGAAAAAATGCAAGCATTTTTAGCAGTAAATCGTGCTTCAATTCATCCTCCAAAACTCATTCATCTTTCTTATAAACCACAAAATCCAAAAATGAAAGTAGTGTTTGTAGGTAAAGGGCTAACTTATGATAGTGGTGGACTTAGTTTAAAACCTGCTGATTACATGCTAACGATGAAATCAGATAAAAGCGGCGGTGCGGCTGCAATGGCTATTATTAAAGGTGCAAGCGAGTTAAACCTTGATATAGAAGTTCATTCTATCATCGGCGCAACTGAAAACATGATAGGCGGAAATGCTTACAAGCCTGATGATGTGCTTATTTCAAGAGAAGGTGTGAGTATAGAGGTTAGAAATACCGACGCAGAAGGAAGATTAGTTTTAGCAGATTGTCTTTCGCTTGCTCAAGATCTAAAACCTGATTTATTAATAGATCTTG
Protein-coding regions in this window:
- a CDS encoding leucyl aminopeptidase, yielding MTFNFIEENIGSINADFEIILIQDKKIEQYTQSQELFKLSSYKGEGICIDMQNKILYSELKSLEYEDIRLAFANAYKALKKLEIQSVKTKSVIGKCVVNSFNAMIQGFTFGAYEFNKYKKEKTPSKLENIFIAKDEINDKTYNLEEACIGINYGQIFSNACDFAKNIVNEIPQIYTPAKMAEDALELSQNNSNISCKIYESDFLEQEKMQAFLAVNRASIHPPKLIHLSYKPQNPKMKVVFVGKGLTYDSGGLSLKPADYMLTMKSDKSGGAAAMAIIKGASELNLDIEVHSIIGATENMIGGNAYKPDDVLISREGVSIEVRNTDAEGRLVLADCLSLAQDLKPDLLIDLATLTGACVVGLGEYTSAIMGNNEDLQNEFYKISKKSGDLATILHFNPHLKELIKSNIADVSNTSSSRYGGAITAGLFLNSFIREEYKDKWLHLDIAGPAYLEKAWGYHCFGATGAGVRMCLSYLLYLSRKQK